One region of Nitrospinaceae bacterium genomic DNA includes:
- the csp gene encoding cold shock protein 1 — MSQGTVKWFNESKGYGFIESESGKDLFVHFSEIQTEGFKTLREGQTVEFEEGMGQKGPQATKVVPK, encoded by the coding sequence ATGTCACAAGGTACAGTAAAGTGGTTTAATGAGAGTAAAGGTTATGGTTTTATTGAGTCTGAGAGCGGAAAAGATCTCTTTGTTCATTTTTCGGAAATCCAAACGGAAGGGTTTAAGACTCTAAGGGAAGGGCAGACCGTTGAATTTGAGGAGGGCATGGGCCAGAAAGGTCCACAAGCCACAAAAGTTGTGCCGAAATAA
- a CDS encoding DEAD/DEAH box family ATP-dependent RNA helicase, translating into MHSSISPVRGGFDNLNLIGPICRAVREEKYAIPTPIQMQAIPHLLEGRDLLGCAQTGTGKTAAFALPILQRLAESPNPPGPKGMRALILTPTRELAVQISDSFRIYGRYLKLGQTVIYGGVNYPSQIRALSRGLDIVVATPGRLLDLFDQGYVRMDKIDVMVLDEADRMLDMGFLPDIRKIFSAIPAERQTMLFSATLPEEIVKITKRFLNDPVRVSVSPPSSTVEKIDQRVLFVDRENKSALLDSVLQDESFFRVLVFARTKHGSNRIVKNLSKSRIKAVAIHGNKSQSARLQALKQFRSGKVRVLVATDIASRGLDVEGITHVINYELPNEAESYVHRIGRTARAGAQGVAISFCDAGERGYLREIEKVTNRVVTVMTDHPFHSQAVASSAKRQRVKMSPSSGKNRNGTPKRTGQPSGEGKKSFKPRKRSTGVSGKNKAEFQRRSRNLR; encoded by the coding sequence ATGCATTCATCCATTTCCCCCGTTCGAGGGGGATTCGATAATTTAAATTTGATCGGTCCAATCTGCCGTGCCGTTCGTGAAGAGAAATACGCCATTCCCACGCCGATTCAAATGCAAGCCATCCCACACCTTTTAGAAGGCCGCGACTTGTTGGGGTGCGCCCAAACGGGAACAGGAAAAACCGCGGCCTTTGCCCTGCCCATATTGCAGCGATTGGCGGAGTCGCCAAACCCTCCCGGCCCCAAAGGGATGCGGGCGTTGATCCTGACGCCCACGAGGGAACTGGCGGTGCAGATCAGCGACAGTTTTCGCATTTACGGAAGATATTTGAAATTAGGTCAAACGGTTATATACGGGGGAGTCAATTACCCGTCACAAATTCGAGCTCTATCGCGCGGTCTGGATATCGTTGTGGCCACCCCTGGACGGTTACTTGATCTTTTCGATCAAGGTTATGTGCGAATGGACAAAATCGATGTGATGGTTTTGGACGAAGCGGATCGGATGCTGGACATGGGTTTTCTTCCCGATATCCGAAAAATCTTTTCGGCGATTCCCGCTGAGCGTCAGACGATGCTTTTTTCCGCGACCCTTCCCGAAGAGATCGTCAAGATCACCAAAAGGTTTCTCAACGATCCCGTCCGGGTCAGTGTTTCGCCACCTTCCAGCACGGTGGAGAAAATTGATCAGCGGGTTTTGTTTGTGGACCGGGAAAACAAAAGCGCTTTGCTCGATTCGGTTCTTCAGGACGAAAGTTTTTTCAGAGTGCTTGTGTTCGCACGCACCAAGCACGGGTCCAACCGAATCGTTAAAAATTTGAGCAAAAGCCGAATCAAGGCCGTTGCGATTCATGGTAATAAATCTCAATCTGCAAGACTGCAGGCCTTGAAACAGTTTCGTTCCGGAAAAGTGCGGGTGTTGGTGGCGACAGACATTGCCTCTAGAGGGCTTGATGTGGAGGGGATCACTCACGTTATTAATTACGAGCTTCCCAATGAAGCTGAAAGCTACGTGCATCGAATTGGACGGACGGCACGGGCAGGGGCTCAAGGCGTGGCCATTTCGTTTTGTGACGCAGGGGAGCGTGGTTATTTGCGGGAAATTGAAAAGGTGACCAATCGCGTTGTCACGGTGATGACAGATCATCCCTTTCATTCCCAAGCCGTGGCATCTTCGGCCAAACGCCAACGAGTTAAAATGAGTCCGTCGTCAGGGAAAAATAGAAACGGAACCCCGAAAAGAACGGGACAACCTTCTGGAGAAGGAAAAAAATCCTTCAAACCCCGAAAACGCTCGACGGGAGTTTCAGGAAAAAATAAAGCGGAGTTTCAGCGAAGGTCTCGAAACCTTCGATAG
- a CDS encoding inositol-3-phosphate synthase, whose protein sequence is MNQIMRPSANKIKIAIIGIGNCASSLVQGVHFYRGADANQTIGLMHWEIGGYRPEDIEVVAAFDTDARKVGKDVAEAIFAEPNCTKVFHPDIPALNVPVSMGKILDGFSEHMKDYEEKNSFVLSDAKEPDQKDVIRVLRESGAEILVNYLPVGSEEATRFYAECALEAGLGFINNIPVFIASNPEWAERFEAKNLPLIGDDIKSQFGATITHRALTDLFKKRGVKLENTYQLNTGGNTDFLNMLNRKRLASKKTSKTEAVQSVTARRLEPDHIHIGPSDYVPWQKDNKLCFIRMEGKLFGDVPMNLELRLSVEDSPNSAGVAIDTIRCAKLAIDRGQGGILTAVSAYFCKHPPRQYTDDEAYNMTEAFINPPQNENQKTSNLSDEEEAGEMILKPVLKARSNNKNS, encoded by the coding sequence GTGAATCAAATAATGAGACCATCGGCAAATAAAATCAAAATTGCAATCATCGGCATCGGCAATTGCGCAAGCTCATTAGTACAGGGGGTGCATTTTTACAGGGGCGCGGATGCGAACCAAACCATCGGTCTGATGCATTGGGAAATCGGCGGCTATCGGCCCGAAGATATTGAAGTCGTGGCGGCGTTCGATACCGATGCAAGAAAAGTTGGGAAGGATGTTGCAGAGGCGATCTTTGCTGAACCCAATTGCACGAAAGTATTTCACCCGGATATTCCAGCTCTCAATGTCCCGGTCAGTATGGGAAAAATTCTGGACGGATTCTCCGAGCACATGAAAGATTATGAGGAAAAAAATTCCTTTGTTCTTTCCGATGCCAAAGAACCTGACCAAAAAGACGTGATCCGGGTTCTGCGTGAATCAGGAGCCGAAATTCTCGTAAACTATTTGCCGGTGGGTTCTGAAGAGGCCACGCGTTTTTACGCGGAATGTGCTTTAGAAGCCGGGCTGGGGTTCATCAACAATATTCCGGTTTTTATTGCCAGCAATCCCGAATGGGCCGAGCGTTTCGAAGCTAAAAATCTCCCCCTGATTGGCGACGATATCAAATCGCAATTTGGAGCCACGATCACTCACCGGGCTTTGACCGATCTGTTCAAGAAGCGAGGGGTGAAGCTGGAGAACACCTATCAGCTCAATACCGGAGGCAATACCGATTTTTTGAACATGCTCAACCGCAAGCGGCTGGCATCAAAAAAGACCTCCAAAACGGAAGCCGTCCAATCCGTTACCGCAAGGCGCCTCGAACCCGATCATATCCACATCGGTCCCAGTGATTATGTGCCCTGGCAGAAGGATAACAAACTCTGCTTCATCCGCATGGAGGGGAAGCTTTTCGGAGATGTGCCCATGAACCTGGAGCTCAGGCTTTCTGTTGAAGATTCACCGAACTCCGCCGGAGTGGCCATCGACACCATCCGTTGCGCTAAGTTAGCCATCGACCGCGGTCAGGGTGGCATTCTCACAGCGGTGTCGGCGTATTTCTGCAAGCATCCGCCCCGGCAGTACACAGATGATGAAGCTTACAATATGACGGAAGCTTTTATCAACCCGCCCCAAAACGAGAATCAGAAAACCTCCAACCTAAGCGATGAGGAGGAGGCAGGAGAAATGATTCTTAAGCCGGTGCTTAAAGCGCGCTCGAACAACAAGAATTCCTGA
- the rpoE gene encoding RNA polymerase sigma factor, whose translation MRDSGRDLEAFLASIERRAFRMAQISTGNSEDALDIVQDTMFIWVRKYSQKPEEEWRPLFFRILQNKIRDWHRRNMIRKRWRIWFQPGEESEGEGFDNPLENFADSDKSSPENKIILGHSLKALESSLRRLPQRQQQAFLLRVWEEMSVRETAAAMGCSEGSVKTHYSRAVKTLRNLLEEHRP comes from the coding sequence ATGCGGGATAGCGGCCGGGATCTGGAAGCATTTCTGGCATCCATTGAACGGCGCGCATTTCGCATGGCCCAGATTTCTACAGGAAATTCTGAGGACGCTTTGGACATCGTTCAAGATACAATGTTTATCTGGGTGCGTAAGTATTCCCAAAAACCGGAAGAGGAGTGGCGACCGCTTTTCTTCAGGATTCTACAAAATAAAATTCGGGATTGGCACCGCAGAAATATGATTCGCAAACGCTGGCGAATCTGGTTTCAACCCGGCGAAGAAAGCGAAGGGGAAGGCTTCGACAACCCGCTTGAAAATTTCGCTGACTCGGATAAAAGCAGCCCTGAGAATAAAATTATACTTGGACATTCACTTAAGGCTCTGGAAAGTTCCCTTCGTAGGCTTCCCCAGCGTCAACAGCAGGCTTTTTTACTGCGTGTCTGGGAAGAAATGAGCGTGCGGGAAACTGCCGCCGCTATGGGTTGCTCGGAAGGGTCCGTCAAAACCCATTACTCGCGAGCGGTTAAAACACTTCGAAATTTGTTGGAGGAACACCGGCCTTGA
- a CDS encoding diacylglycerol kinase — MLEESLKHLKEYGLQCDLHGTKGPHEAESAVQKAVHSQSYHAVVAAGGDGTINEVANGLLGTDLPLGIIPLGTVNVLAKELGYSLEPDQAARSIAFGPTQAVHVGNANGRAFLLMVGAGFDGRAVAGVSPTLKRSFGQAAYMIAGLKELFFKRPAKLVVDIDGSRYQTSWVVISNSCFYGGKYLLAAETGLQSRGFEVSLVAGETRWALVRSLMEMALSRKTKPGWKQIAPVNRITVTASQDEPVQMDGDNFAVLPLTVTPAESPLQVIMPFSSVNP; from the coding sequence ATGCTGGAAGAATCCCTGAAGCACTTGAAAGAATATGGCTTGCAATGCGATCTCCATGGCACGAAGGGGCCTCATGAGGCAGAGTCCGCCGTCCAAAAAGCGGTGCATAGCCAGAGCTACCATGCGGTGGTGGCGGCAGGGGGAGATGGGACCATCAATGAGGTGGCAAACGGCTTATTGGGAACCGACCTCCCGCTCGGCATCATTCCTTTGGGAACCGTCAATGTTCTGGCAAAGGAACTGGGTTATAGCTTAGAGCCCGATCAAGCGGCCCGGTCGATCGCTTTTGGACCCACCCAGGCCGTGCATGTGGGTAACGCCAATGGCCGCGCTTTTCTTTTAATGGTCGGCGCAGGGTTTGATGGCAGAGCTGTGGCCGGGGTTTCCCCAACGCTGAAACGGTCTTTTGGACAGGCGGCCTATATGATCGCCGGATTGAAGGAACTTTTTTTTAAACGCCCGGCAAAGCTCGTTGTCGATATCGATGGCTCCCGGTATCAGACGTCCTGGGTGGTAATCTCGAACAGTTGTTTTTATGGTGGAAAGTATTTGCTGGCTGCAGAAACCGGCCTGCAATCTCGCGGTTTCGAGGTTTCGCTGGTTGCCGGTGAAACCCGGTGGGCCCTGGTCCGCAGTTTAATGGAAATGGCGCTGAGTCGAAAAACCAAGCCTGGCTGGAAGCAGATAGCCCCGGTGAACCGCATCACGGTGACTGCCTCACAAGACGAACCAGTGCAGATGGATGGAGATAATTTTGCAGTTTTGCCCTTGACGGTGACACCCGCGGAATCACCGCTTCAAGTCATCATGCCTTTTTCATCGGTCAACCCTTAA
- a CDS encoding type III pantothenate kinase gives MVLVIDVGNSHNVIGLFSNGKLLTHWRIRTEWNRTADEYWVLIKEFILLNQVEAETIDDIVIACVVPPLAPIIKEMARKYFSCEPLVVGPGIKTGISILYRNPAEVGADRIVNSVAAFEKYGGPIIIIDFGTATTFDAVSQKGEYLGGVIFPGVQISMEALFKNAAKLPRVELVVPEKVIGRSTMESIQSGAVHGFVGMIDAIVGKFREELGTKARVIGTGGIVDWIASQTEVIDVIDPFLTLEGLRIIYEKNSEGGTPD, from the coding sequence ATGGTTTTGGTGATTGATGTTGGCAACTCGCACAATGTGATCGGGTTGTTTTCGAACGGCAAGCTACTGACCCATTGGCGGATTCGCACCGAATGGAACCGCACCGCCGATGAATACTGGGTATTGATCAAGGAGTTTATCCTGTTAAACCAGGTGGAAGCGGAAACCATTGACGATATTGTCATCGCTTGTGTGGTGCCGCCTTTAGCGCCCATAATTAAAGAGATGGCCCGCAAGTATTTTTCCTGCGAACCCCTTGTGGTGGGTCCCGGAATAAAAACAGGGATATCGATTCTGTACCGCAACCCCGCGGAAGTCGGGGCGGACCGGATCGTCAACTCGGTTGCGGCTTTTGAAAAATATGGAGGGCCGATCATCATCATCGATTTCGGCACCGCCACCACCTTTGACGCCGTTTCCCAGAAAGGCGAATACCTGGGCGGCGTTATTTTTCCTGGCGTCCAGATCTCAATGGAAGCCCTGTTTAAAAATGCCGCTAAACTGCCAAGAGTGGAACTGGTGGTTCCAGAGAAGGTGATTGGCAGATCGACCATGGAAAGTATTCAGTCCGGGGCTGTGCACGGGTTTGTGGGAATGATCGATGCGATCGTGGGAAAATTCCGCGAGGAACTGGGGACAAAAGCCAGGGTGATCGGGACCGGAGGCATTGTGGACTGGATCGCCTCGCAAACGGAAGTCATCGATGTCATTGACCCCTTCCTCACCCTGGAAGGGTTAAGGATCATTTATGAAAAAAACAGCGAGGGCGGGACACCCGATTGA